A genomic window from Serratia liquefaciens includes:
- a CDS encoding dimethylarginine dimethylaminohydrolase family protein yields MHFTQAIARLPADSCGSGQTTAQLGAPDIAATGRQFLAYVDTLLRLGLKVTVLPAAPAFPDAHFVEDTAVVMPELAVITHPGAPSRQGEVATIAPLFEGVRPVVRMSQRGHLDGGDVLLVDRQFFVGLTARTDEAGIGEFAAAVEPYGYRVTAIEVSAGLHLKSIVNYVGRNTLLLTEDYQQHPAFSGFSSIVIPEEESYAGNTLWINDTLITPRGYPHTLAQIEKLAMPIVQLDTSEFKKMDGGLTCLSLRF; encoded by the coding sequence ATGCACTTTACTCAAGCCATTGCCAGACTCCCTGCCGACAGCTGCGGCAGCGGACAAACTACCGCCCAATTGGGCGCGCCGGATATCGCGGCCACCGGCCGTCAGTTTTTGGCCTATGTGGACACCTTGCTCCGCCTGGGGCTAAAAGTGACAGTGTTACCGGCAGCCCCCGCATTCCCGGATGCACACTTTGTTGAAGACACGGCGGTGGTGATGCCTGAATTGGCGGTGATCACCCATCCGGGCGCGCCTAGCCGTCAGGGCGAGGTAGCGACCATTGCGCCATTGTTTGAAGGCGTGCGGCCAGTGGTGCGCATGAGCCAGCGCGGTCATCTGGACGGGGGGGATGTGCTGCTGGTCGATCGCCAGTTTTTCGTCGGTCTGACGGCCCGTACCGATGAAGCCGGCATCGGCGAATTCGCTGCGGCAGTGGAGCCCTACGGCTATCGGGTGACGGCGATTGAAGTCAGCGCCGGTCTGCACCTGAAGTCCATCGTTAATTACGTTGGCCGCAATACCTTGTTGCTGACCGAAGACTACCAACAGCATCCTGCTTTTAGCGGATTCAGTTCGATCGTGATCCCGGAAGAAGAGTCCTACGCCGGCAATACGCTGTGGATTAACGATACGCTGATTACCCCGCGCGGTTACCCGCACACGCTCGCACAAATTGAAAAATTGGCTATGCCGATTGTCCAGCTTGATACCAGTGAATTTAAAAAAATGGACGGCGGCCTGACCTGCCTGTCACTTCGTTTCTAA
- a CDS encoding ABC transporter substrate-binding protein codes for MKKTLAVLLTSLALGGPAAAQAFDTISFGVDGGYPPFDVLAPNGEITGFDIDIANALCTHLHAKCVFVKQPFESMIAALNAHKFDAIIASLTITDERKKEVDFTDRYYRSSAQLVARKGSALLPDVASLKGKTVGVQTGSIHEAYAKQHWGGKGVKIVSYANQDNVYLDLMSGRINASLQDNTQAASSFIDTPRGQKFAFAGPVIEDSSISSDVGIAVGKDNPALRDALNGAIKAIRADGTYEAIQKKYFSFDIYGN; via the coding sequence ATGAAAAAAACATTAGCGGTTTTACTGACCAGCCTGGCGTTGGGCGGCCCTGCGGCGGCTCAGGCCTTCGACACCATCAGCTTTGGCGTTGACGGTGGCTACCCGCCGTTTGACGTGCTCGCGCCCAACGGCGAGATCACCGGTTTTGATATCGATATCGCCAATGCGCTCTGTACTCATCTGCATGCCAAATGCGTGTTCGTCAAACAACCCTTCGAAAGCATGATTGCCGCGCTCAATGCCCATAAGTTCGATGCCATTATCGCTTCGCTGACCATCACCGATGAGCGCAAAAAGGAAGTGGATTTCACCGATCGTTATTACCGCAGTTCCGCCCAGTTGGTGGCGCGTAAAGGCAGCGCTTTACTGCCTGACGTTGCCAGCCTGAAAGGCAAAACCGTCGGCGTGCAGACCGGCTCGATACACGAAGCCTACGCGAAACAACATTGGGGTGGAAAAGGGGTGAAAATTGTTTCTTACGCCAACCAGGATAATGTCTATCTGGATTTGATGTCCGGCCGCATTAATGCGTCGTTGCAGGACAATACTCAGGCCGCAAGCAGCTTTATCGATACCCCGCGCGGGCAGAAATTTGCCTTTGCCGGTCCGGTGATTGAGGACAGCAGCATTTCCTCCGACGTCGGCATCGCGGTGGGCAAAGACAACCCGGCGCTGCGTGACGCGCTTAACGGTGCGATCAAGGCCATTCGCGCCGACGGCACTTACGAAGCCATCCAGAAAAAATATTTCAGCTTCGATATTTACGGTAACTAA
- a CDS encoding helix-turn-helix transcriptional regulator — MPIPLEQHPQPGPERLKFAPHIMLHSGTWLEQQSQWEEDPLIDGIKLALVHSGQMQCRVAGQAMRHIAEPSLCAFGNLGDNGVIHRFQRDIPLRYTILQLESDGQDQHAEMFPAALKYRAGQPPKMLIGPAPKRLLALSAQIATCPLHGATRDLYLAGKAMELIAMSLHHLSDAPVQDITELRLSHADIERLHAARDLLIADLPNPPGLDSLAAQAGINTRKLTQGFRQVFGASVYAWLQEYRLQQAHRMLSAEEANVSTIAYRVGYSPAHFSIAFRRRFGVSPSTLVAR; from the coding sequence ATGCCGATACCCCTAGAGCAACACCCGCAACCGGGACCTGAACGTCTGAAATTCGCGCCGCACATCATGCTGCACAGCGGCACCTGGCTGGAACAGCAATCACAATGGGAAGAGGATCCGTTGATCGACGGCATCAAGCTGGCGTTGGTCCACAGCGGCCAAATGCAATGCCGGGTTGCAGGACAGGCCATGCGGCATATTGCCGAGCCTTCGCTTTGCGCATTTGGCAACCTGGGTGACAACGGGGTAATACACCGTTTCCAGCGCGATATCCCGTTGCGCTACACCATTTTGCAACTGGAGAGCGACGGACAGGATCAGCATGCCGAAATGTTTCCCGCCGCGCTGAAATATCGGGCGGGACAGCCGCCGAAAATGCTGATAGGCCCTGCGCCAAAACGACTGCTGGCATTGTCCGCACAGATAGCGACCTGCCCATTGCATGGTGCCACGCGCGATCTGTATCTGGCCGGTAAGGCGATGGAACTGATCGCCATGAGCCTGCACCACTTGTCGGATGCTCCCGTGCAGGACATCACCGAACTGCGGCTCTCGCATGCCGATATTGAACGTCTCCACGCCGCGCGCGATCTGCTGATTGCCGACCTGCCAAATCCCCCCGGGCTGGACAGTCTGGCGGCGCAGGCGGGCATTAATACCCGCAAATTGACCCAGGGTTTCCGCCAGGTTTTTGGCGCCAGCGTGTACGCCTGGCTACAGGAGTATCGTTTACAGCAGGCGCACCGCATGCTCAGTGCCGAAGAGGCGAATGTTTCGACCATTGCCTACCGCGTGGGCTACAGTCCGGCGCATTTCTCCATCGCCTTTCGCAGACGCTTCGGCGTCTCCCCCAGCACTCTGGTGGCGCGCTGA
- a CDS encoding ABC transporter permease produces the protein MNLQNMLEAAPSFLWSDGSDVTGLAMTAKLFLLSVVPGLLLAMLMAIGQVYGPRPLSYLIRSVTYFFRSTPLYLQLMLIYYGLSQFDVVQLGWQDDQPFWLLFRDATFCATLALVLNTSAYVAQLLAGMMETFPRQEWIAGEAYGMSQRQIIQRLVLPATLRRGIPALNNEMVFLLHATSLASTVTLLDITGVARALYAATYSPFIPFLMAAALYLLCTFLLIFLFSRAERRWLGFVRRD, from the coding sequence ATGAACCTGCAAAATATGCTGGAAGCCGCACCGAGTTTTCTGTGGAGTGACGGCTCCGACGTCACTGGGTTAGCGATGACCGCCAAACTGTTTTTGTTGTCGGTCGTCCCCGGCTTATTGCTGGCGATGTTAATGGCGATAGGTCAGGTTTACGGCCCACGCCCGCTGTCTTATCTGATCCGCAGCGTGACCTACTTTTTCCGCAGTACGCCGCTGTACCTGCAATTGATGCTGATTTATTACGGCCTGTCGCAGTTTGACGTGGTGCAGCTGGGTTGGCAGGACGATCAGCCTTTCTGGCTGCTGTTTCGCGACGCGACCTTCTGCGCCACGCTGGCGTTGGTGCTCAATACCAGTGCCTACGTCGCGCAGCTGCTGGCCGGCATGATGGAAACCTTTCCGCGCCAGGAGTGGATTGCCGGTGAAGCCTATGGCATGAGCCAGCGGCAGATCATCCAGCGGTTGGTGCTGCCGGCCACGCTACGGCGCGGCATTCCTGCACTCAACAACGAGATGGTGTTCTTGCTGCATGCCACTTCGCTGGCCAGCACGGTCACGCTGCTGGATATCACCGGCGTGGCACGGGCACTTTATGCCGCCACCTATTCGCCATTTATTCCCTTTTTGATGGCGGCGGCGCTGTACCTGCTGTGCACCTTCCTGCTGATATTTCTGTTTTCGCGGGCGGAGCGGCGTTGGTTGGGGTTTGTCCGTCGAGATTAA
- a CDS encoding MFS transporter: protein MTLISPANNTGATPAHALSAKVVFLLATGAGLSVASIYYSQPMLGIMGDAFHAGVSDAGWVPTLTQAGYALGILLLAPLGDRHDRLQIIRIKGMLLALTLLFCGFSSSFPLLLLSSLAIGLAATVAQDIIPAAATLATDANRGKTVGTVMTGLLAGILLSRVFSGVVAEYFGWRSVYLLAAVAVLAISFAIGAVLPRLKPNTSLSYPALLRSFGQLWADYPELRRAALAQGLLSIAFSAFWSTLAVMLAERYQLGSAVAGAFGLAGAAGALAAPLAGMLADRHGPDYVTKIGAAMVVVSFALMFLLPLLPLPAQLALIALSAVGFDLGIQATLVAHQTIIYAINPAARSRLNAIMFTLVFIGMASGAALGSKILETAGWPGVVTLATLTAAGGLAMRLFAKTAPRVTA from the coding sequence ATGACCCTGATTTCACCAGCCAATAATACCGGCGCCACACCGGCCCATGCGCTTTCCGCCAAAGTTGTCTTTCTGCTGGCGACCGGCGCCGGTCTTAGCGTAGCGTCCATTTACTATAGCCAGCCGATGCTGGGGATTATGGGAGATGCGTTCCATGCCGGAGTCAGTGACGCCGGCTGGGTACCTACGCTGACCCAGGCAGGCTACGCACTTGGGATCCTGTTGTTGGCTCCGCTGGGCGATCGTCACGATCGTCTTCAGATCATCCGCATAAAAGGCATGCTGCTGGCCCTTACCCTGCTGTTTTGCGGTTTTTCATCCTCATTCCCGCTGCTGCTGCTCAGCAGCCTGGCTATCGGCTTGGCTGCGACGGTGGCGCAGGACATTATCCCGGCGGCCGCAACGCTGGCAACCGACGCTAATCGGGGCAAAACTGTGGGGACCGTGATGACCGGGCTGCTGGCGGGTATTTTGCTTTCGCGCGTGTTCAGCGGCGTGGTGGCGGAATATTTCGGCTGGCGCAGCGTTTATCTGCTGGCGGCCGTGGCGGTGTTGGCCATCAGCTTTGCCATCGGGGCCGTATTGCCCCGTTTAAAACCCAATACTTCCCTCAGCTACCCGGCGTTGTTGCGTTCATTTGGCCAATTGTGGGCAGATTACCCGGAGCTGCGGCGTGCTGCGCTGGCGCAAGGCTTGCTGTCGATCGCGTTCAGCGCTTTCTGGTCTACGCTGGCAGTGATGCTGGCGGAACGGTATCAGTTGGGTAGCGCCGTCGCCGGGGCTTTTGGTTTGGCCGGTGCGGCAGGCGCTCTGGCAGCACCTCTGGCAGGCATGCTGGCCGATCGTCACGGGCCGGACTATGTCACTAAGATCGGCGCTGCCATGGTGGTGGTTTCTTTTGCGCTGATGTTCCTGCTGCCATTGCTGCCGCTCCCCGCTCAACTGGCGTTGATTGCCCTAAGCGCGGTAGGTTTTGATCTCGGCATCCAGGCCACGCTGGTCGCCCATCAAACCATTATTTACGCCATCAATCCGGCCGCCCGCAGCCGCCTTAACGCCATCATGTTTACGCTGGTGTTTATCGGCATGGCAAGCGGTGCCGCTCTGGGCAGCAAGATCCTGGAAACTGCCGGCTGGCCTGGCGTAGTAACGTTGGCCACGCTGACGGCAGCCGGCGGGCTGGCAATGAGGTTGTTCGCCAAAACCGCCCCACGCGTGACGGCCTGA
- a CDS encoding ABC transporter permease — translation MVTEYLPLLAQGAAMSLCVMLVSLAVALALGLVNALIKLFGPRWLRWVSTGYTTLVRGIPELVIMLLLFFGGEMLVNGALGLLGLGPLRFNTFISGVLAIGFVFGAYYTETFRGAFLTVERGQLEAAMAYGMSPGQVFSRVLLPQMLSFAIPGINNNWLGLMKASALVSILGLEDMVWLAEQAGRATQKPFLFYFLVALIYMAITAISSWGFSRLSRRYALASSNAGAR, via the coding sequence ATGGTCACAGAGTATTTGCCGTTGCTGGCGCAGGGGGCGGCGATGTCGCTGTGCGTCATGCTGGTATCACTGGCGGTGGCGCTGGCGCTTGGACTGGTCAATGCACTGATCAAACTCTTTGGTCCGCGCTGGCTGCGCTGGGTTTCAACCGGCTACACCACGCTGGTGCGCGGTATCCCCGAACTGGTGATTATGCTGCTGTTGTTCTTTGGCGGTGAGATGCTGGTCAACGGAGCCCTCGGTCTGCTTGGGCTGGGGCCGCTGCGGTTTAACACCTTTATCTCCGGGGTGTTGGCGATTGGCTTCGTGTTTGGCGCTTACTATACCGAAACCTTCCGTGGCGCGTTTCTTACCGTGGAGCGTGGCCAACTGGAGGCTGCGATGGCCTATGGTATGAGCCCAGGCCAGGTATTTAGCCGTGTTCTGTTACCCCAAATGCTGAGTTTTGCGATCCCCGGCATCAACAACAACTGGCTTGGGTTGATGAAGGCCTCGGCGCTGGTGTCGATCCTCGGTCTGGAGGACATGGTATGGCTGGCAGAGCAGGCCGGGCGCGCCACGCAAAAGCCATTCCTGTTTTATTTCCTGGTGGCGCTGATTTATATGGCGATCACGGCGATTTCCAGTTGGGGCTTTAGCCGGCTGTCGCGGCGATACGCCTTGGCTTCCTCCAATGCAGGAGCCCGCTGA
- a CDS encoding substrate-binding domain-containing protein, whose translation MKTKSWLLILLSIVMSFSAQAKTYKVGVALANFDLNFVSILRSQMVSELKQLGMDGQFVDAKGDVALQVQQVDDFINLGVDAIILNPVDTQGVKPMMDAAERANIPLIFVNRKPEVKLAKDMAYVGSDSAAGGEMQMEALAKKMNYRGNVAILMGALANEEARERTRAVEAVIAKYKEMKVLEKQTAKWQRNEAVDVVSGWLLNGRPIDAIAANNDEMAIGAIMALNQAKNKTILVAGIDGTPDGQQFIKNGGMTLTIFQDAKGQAIGAVQVTRALLEKQQVEPYNWVPYKTITQQNLAEFQAVNQK comes from the coding sequence ATGAAAACCAAAAGCTGGCTACTGATACTGCTGAGCATCGTCATGAGCTTCAGCGCCCAGGCGAAAACCTACAAGGTCGGCGTCGCGCTGGCCAATTTCGATCTTAACTTTGTCTCTATTTTGCGTTCACAGATGGTGAGTGAACTTAAGCAGTTGGGCATGGACGGCCAGTTTGTCGATGCCAAAGGGGACGTGGCGCTGCAGGTGCAGCAGGTGGACGATTTTATCAACCTCGGGGTGGACGCCATTATCCTCAATCCGGTTGATACCCAGGGGGTGAAGCCGATGATGGACGCGGCCGAAAGGGCCAATATTCCGCTGATTTTCGTCAACCGCAAACCGGAGGTAAAACTGGCCAAGGACATGGCGTACGTGGGGTCGGACTCTGCGGCCGGTGGAGAAATGCAGATGGAAGCCTTGGCGAAAAAGATGAACTACCGCGGTAACGTGGCGATCCTGATGGGGGCGCTGGCCAACGAAGAGGCGCGCGAGCGCACCCGCGCTGTGGAAGCGGTGATCGCCAAATATAAAGAGATGAAGGTGCTGGAGAAACAGACCGCCAAATGGCAGCGCAATGAGGCGGTGGATGTGGTGTCCGGTTGGCTGCTGAACGGTCGCCCGATTGACGCGATTGCCGCCAACAACGATGAAATGGCGATTGGGGCCATCATGGCGTTGAATCAGGCCAAAAACAAAACCATTCTGGTGGCGGGTATCGACGGCACGCCGGACGGTCAGCAGTTCATTAAAAACGGCGGCATGACGTTGACCATTTTCCAGGATGCCAAAGGGCAGGCCATCGGGGCCGTGCAGGTGACCAGGGCGCTGTTGGAAAAACAGCAGGTCGAGCCCTATAACTGGGTGCCTTACAAAACCATCACACAGCAGAATTTGGCGGAGTTCCAGGCGGTTAATCAGAAGTAG
- a CDS encoding LysR family transcriptional regulator: MNKNSFPNGDRIAMMQTLVRIVDSGSLSAAAAQMQTSQPTVSRRLQVLEQLLGVKLIQRTTHSMKLTDDGERCYQHARKLIEQWQIMEDELRGVRDEPVGVLRVRAPHAFGQDQLIGPLGDYLQRYRQTSVEWTLNDHSPDFIPEGVDCAIHVGAVTDPSVVAVLLAEVPRIVVAAPDLLASQPPLTQVGDLARLPWLALNSFYRNEVTLTHRDSGEAYRFDIAPRLSTDSLYAVRKAALNGVGVAMLSSWVVKQDLEQGALIALMPTWRAAPLPIYLLYPYASYYPARLRKFLELMKEVMPRITGANAPTT, from the coding sequence ATGAATAAAAACTCATTTCCCAATGGCGATCGCATAGCCATGATGCAAACCTTGGTACGCATCGTAGACAGCGGCAGTCTTTCTGCCGCTGCGGCGCAAATGCAGACCTCACAGCCCACCGTTAGCCGGCGCCTGCAGGTACTGGAACAACTGTTGGGCGTTAAATTAATCCAGCGCACCACCCACAGTATGAAACTGACGGATGACGGAGAACGTTGTTATCAGCATGCGCGCAAGCTGATAGAGCAGTGGCAAATCATGGAGGATGAGCTGCGCGGCGTACGCGATGAGCCGGTCGGTGTATTACGGGTGCGTGCACCGCATGCCTTCGGTCAGGATCAGCTGATTGGGCCGCTGGGTGACTATTTGCAACGTTATCGCCAGACCAGCGTGGAGTGGACGCTTAACGACCACTCGCCGGATTTTATCCCCGAAGGCGTGGACTGCGCGATCCACGTGGGTGCCGTGACCGATCCTTCGGTGGTGGCGGTATTGCTGGCGGAAGTGCCGCGCATTGTGGTGGCCGCGCCTGACTTATTGGCCAGCCAGCCCCCGCTGACGCAGGTGGGCGATTTAGCACGGTTGCCCTGGCTGGCGTTGAATAGCTTTTACCGTAACGAAGTCACCCTGACCCACAGGGATAGCGGTGAAGCCTATCGTTTTGACATTGCCCCAAGATTAAGCACCGACAGTCTCTATGCGGTACGTAAAGCCGCGTTGAACGGCGTAGGGGTGGCGATGTTGTCCTCCTGGGTGGTCAAACAGGATCTGGAGCAGGGCGCTCTTATTGCTTTAATGCCAACCTGGCGTGCCGCGCCCTTGCCGATTTATCTGCTTTATCCGTACGCCAGCTATTATCCCGCCCGGCTGCGTAAATTCCTCGAGCTGATGAAAGAGGTGATGCCGCGTATCACCGGCGCAAATGCGCCAACGACCTAA
- a CDS encoding ABC transporter ATP-binding protein translates to MEGALHLLLRPYYRPLGAAVFLQALAGICSLVPWILLGYIAARDQTLGDMRVLWPIAISGLLWLLGQTLALYLTHRVDAGLCHQLRLKLATKLQRLPLNWFVHQGEDGVARYVEQDVRALHQLVAHAPTDLVNLLVVPLVALGYLLTLNLSLALFVLLPLGAAVGLFMAMRASRFRSAVEQRDRTMEHMLESYGSLASHPVAVRQYPQAGVQAQAQAASELFAAAFSHWVQRIGGFSAGTQLLLGAPLLAVWAIAGALGLGHSLLPAAQLCVFLLMVKAIAAPLQAMGHGGDALRSARQAAARLNALLAMPEMTEGTQQPDLAAPANIDVRELDFSYAGQPVLRNISFVLPAGSVTAIVGPSGAGKSSLLLLLARFMDPDRGQILVGGQPLDSLSDAGRFRLITPVLQQGCALSQPLDQNIALYRPDAEPAAIHAAARAACLHEEIMARPLGYQSIPGKDIQLSGGELQRLSIARALLSPAPILLLDEPTSALDPQTAVALLGRLRQRAGTTVIVSHRLADVIDADCILVLERGQLVARGNHRQLLAAGGLYRRLWDSQGDTYGY, encoded by the coding sequence ATGGAAGGGGCATTACACCTCTTGTTGCGGCCTTATTATCGCCCGCTGGGGGCGGCTGTGTTTTTGCAGGCGCTGGCGGGCATCTGTTCACTGGTGCCCTGGATCCTGCTGGGGTATATCGCCGCCAGAGATCAAACCCTGGGCGACATGAGGGTGCTGTGGCCCATCGCCATCAGCGGTTTGCTTTGGCTGCTGGGCCAGACACTGGCTTTGTATCTCACGCATCGGGTAGACGCCGGGCTTTGCCATCAACTGCGTTTGAAATTGGCAACCAAATTGCAGCGTCTGCCGCTGAACTGGTTTGTTCATCAGGGCGAGGACGGCGTAGCCCGTTACGTTGAACAGGACGTGCGGGCGCTGCATCAGTTGGTCGCCCATGCGCCGACGGATCTGGTGAATTTGCTGGTCGTCCCGCTGGTGGCGTTGGGTTATTTGTTGACGCTGAACCTGTCGCTGGCGCTGTTTGTCCTGTTGCCCCTTGGTGCCGCCGTGGGGTTGTTTATGGCTATGCGTGCTTCTCGTTTTCGTAGTGCTGTCGAACAGCGCGACCGTACGATGGAGCATATGCTGGAAAGCTATGGCTCGCTGGCCAGTCACCCGGTAGCGGTACGGCAGTATCCACAGGCCGGGGTGCAGGCTCAGGCTCAGGCGGCAAGCGAACTGTTTGCTGCCGCATTCAGCCATTGGGTGCAACGCATCGGCGGTTTCAGCGCCGGTACGCAACTGCTGCTGGGGGCACCGCTACTGGCTGTCTGGGCGATCGCCGGCGCGCTGGGGTTAGGTCACAGTCTGCTGCCTGCCGCGCAATTGTGCGTGTTTTTGTTGATGGTCAAAGCCATTGCCGCACCGTTGCAGGCGATGGGACACGGCGGCGATGCCCTGCGCAGCGCCAGGCAGGCAGCGGCTCGGCTGAATGCATTGTTGGCGATGCCAGAGATGACGGAAGGCACGCAGCAACCTGATCTGGCCGCACCGGCCAATATCGACGTGCGTGAACTCGACTTTTCTTACGCCGGTCAGCCCGTCCTGCGGAACATCAGCTTTGTGCTGCCCGCCGGCAGCGTCACCGCGATTGTTGGGCCATCAGGGGCGGGGAAAAGCAGTTTATTGCTGCTGTTGGCGCGCTTTATGGATCCGGATCGCGGGCAGATCCTCGTCGGTGGTCAACCTTTGGACAGCTTATCCGACGCCGGGCGGTTCCGGCTGATCACGCCGGTGTTGCAGCAAGGCTGTGCGCTGTCGCAGCCGCTGGATCAAAACATCGCGCTCTACCGCCCGGATGCCGAACCGGCCGCCATTCACGCCGCGGCCAGGGCCGCCTGTTTGCACGAGGAAATCATGGCGCGCCCGTTGGGTTACCAGAGCATACCCGGTAAAGACATTCAGCTATCTGGCGGGGAACTGCAACGCCTGTCCATTGCCCGCGCCTTGTTGTCTCCGGCGCCCATTCTGCTGCTGGATGAACCTACCTCGGCGCTCGATCCGCAAACCGCCGTTGCCTTGCTGGGGCGGTTACGCCAGCGCGCTGGGACCACCGTGATCGTCAGCCACCGACTGGCTGATGTCATCGATGCCGATTGCATTCTGGTGCTGGAGCGCGGGCAACTGGTCGCCCGCGGTAACCATCGGCAACTGCTTGCCGCCGGCGGGCTTTACCGCCGCCTGTGGGACAGTCAGGGAGACACCTATGGCTATTAA
- a CDS encoding ABC transporter ATP-binding protein has translation MAIKLARLRFLTPQDRARLTKTLLWMTACAVLDGIAGLMLLPLIVAWFSGNAEQVWSALWPLLATTALYGVVMFVATLKGYLAGSTLVRVLIGALVHHIPRIPANLLDRVQLPGLVRGPVLTAMAIPAHLLAPLIAAVVTPATVIVGLAFIDLPLAGCLSGAAVLLGLWLRWGGRRTLVLEEQHHQSERKSAAQLAEFGQQQALLRTAGLNQQSGQRLVQALVAQYRNVMQLQRRSLPVALAFAGAVQGVFLLVLLLGAWRVGSGELTTPLWIAEMVLLVRFIEPLSTMTHLGQSLRNAWQALTQVLRVLETPALQFTQPGETPADSHVLVRKVGYRLPDGTSLLSEIDLDIPPGRLLAIVGPSGAGKSTLLGLLARNADATEGQILIGGADIRQLGEQTLANWRNLLMQDTPLFQGSIRWNLQLASPALKEYEMQEALSAVGLLQEIARLPQGLDSQVGVGGAALSGGQRLRLCLARSLCARTPILLLDEPTASLDSLSASRVMALLARQRGRTSCIYVTHNPRLAAQADCIAIVAAGRLRRSGSHAQLLAQDSWYREFCAENSVEA, from the coding sequence ATGGCTATTAAGCTGGCACGCCTGAGATTTCTTACGCCGCAGGATCGCGCGAGGTTGACGAAAACGCTGCTGTGGATGACGGCATGCGCGGTGCTGGACGGTATCGCCGGCCTGATGCTGTTGCCGCTGATTGTCGCCTGGTTTAGTGGCAACGCTGAACAGGTCTGGTCGGCGTTATGGCCGCTGTTGGCGACTACGGCGCTTTATGGCGTAGTGATGTTCGTGGCTACGCTAAAAGGGTATCTGGCGGGCAGCACCCTGGTACGGGTGCTGATCGGGGCACTGGTTCACCATATTCCCCGCATTCCCGCCAACTTGCTTGATCGGGTGCAACTGCCCGGCCTGGTGCGGGGACCGGTGCTGACCGCCATGGCGATCCCGGCGCATTTACTGGCGCCGCTGATTGCCGCGGTGGTGACCCCGGCAACGGTGATTGTCGGTTTGGCGTTTATTGATCTGCCGCTGGCCGGGTGTCTGTCGGGCGCAGCGGTGCTGTTGGGGTTGTGGCTGCGCTGGGGAGGGCGGCGCACCCTGGTGCTGGAAGAGCAGCACCATCAGTCTGAACGCAAAAGTGCCGCCCAGTTGGCGGAGTTTGGACAGCAGCAGGCCTTGTTGCGTACTGCGGGGTTGAATCAGCAGAGCGGGCAACGACTGGTGCAGGCGCTGGTCGCTCAATACCGTAACGTCATGCAGCTTCAGCGGCGCTCACTGCCTGTCGCATTGGCTTTTGCCGGTGCGGTTCAGGGAGTGTTTCTGTTGGTGCTGCTACTGGGAGCCTGGCGTGTGGGCAGTGGCGAACTGACGACACCGCTGTGGATCGCCGAAATGGTGCTGTTGGTGCGCTTTATCGAGCCTCTGTCGACCATGACGCATCTCGGCCAGTCGCTGCGCAATGCCTGGCAGGCGCTAACGCAGGTGCTGCGAGTCCTGGAAACGCCGGCGCTGCAGTTTACGCAACCGGGTGAAACCCCTGCGGACAGCCATGTGCTGGTGCGAAAGGTTGGCTATCGCCTGCCTGACGGTACAAGCCTGCTCAGCGAGATCGACCTGGATATTCCGCCGGGCCGATTACTGGCGATCGTTGGCCCCTCCGGCGCGGGTAAAAGTACCTTGTTGGGGCTGCTGGCGCGCAATGCCGACGCCACCGAGGGCCAGATCCTCATTGGCGGGGCAGACATCCGCCAGTTGGGCGAGCAGACGCTGGCGAACTGGCGCAACCTGCTGATGCAAGATACGCCCCTGTTTCAGGGCAGTATCCGCTGGAACCTGCAATTGGCCAGTCCGGCGTTAAAAGAATATGAAATGCAGGAGGCGCTGTCCGCAGTGGGCCTGCTACAGGAGATCGCCCGCTTGCCGCAAGGGCTGGATAGTCAGGTTGGCGTGGGGGGCGCGGCACTGTCCGGGGGGCAAAGGCTGCGTCTCTGCCTGGCGCGTAGCCTGTGCGCCAGAACGCCAATCTTGCTGTTGGATGAGCCGACTGCCAGCCTGGATTCGCTCAGCGCCAGCCGTGTCATGGCATTGTTGGCCCGTCAACGCGGGCGGACCAGCTGCATTTACGTCACGCATAATCCTCGGTTGGCGGCGCAGGCAGACTGCATCGCCATTGTGGCGGCAGGGCGGTTACGTCGCAGCGGCAGCCATGCGCAGTTGCTGGCGCAAGACAGCTGGTACCGTGAGTTCTGTGCTGAAAACAGCGTAGAAGCTTAA